A portion of the Candidatus Schekmanbacteria bacterium genome contains these proteins:
- a CDS encoding pyruvate, phosphate dikinase, with amino-acid sequence MGKYVYFFGNGEAEGTGGMKDLLGGKGAGLAEMTNAKIPVPPGFTITTEVCKSYYESNQTLSQRIRWEIDEALKKLEDSLGSTLGDEKSPLLLSVRSGAKFSMPGMMDTILNLGLNDKTVDGIVSRTGNKRFSYDSYRRFIQMFGNVVLGIDKDVFEHILMRKKNAKKIKLDVDLTASDLEEIVKDYKKEIKRVAGIIFPQNCKVQLSMAIEAVFKSWHNPRAKTYRKLNNISEDLGTAVNVQAMVFGNLGNTSATGVGFTRNPASGEKEFYGEFLVNAQGEDVVAGIRTPQPIEKLKKVMPQAFGELREITSRLEKHYRDIQDFEFTIQDKQLYMLQTRSGKRTGLAAVKIAVDMVEEGLITKEEAVGRIHPSAIEQLLHPVFDPVKRARAKAVGKGLPASPGAAAGHIVFTAEEAVEWAKKGKRIVLVRMETVPDDIHGMHVSEGVLTATGGMTSHAAVVGRQMGKPSVVGCGGLQIDIKAGKLTIGGMHKKRGDFISIEGTTGEVFLENMPTIPSEIIRVVTGKLNAKKSKIYGYFDKLLTWADEVKRMNVRANADTPTDAMVARAFGAKGIGLCRTEHMFFEEKRIPIVVKMILSAAKGQRGIDILEELKKELEKSNNEKAKEIKNNIKEVETEYRSSIKDYMESLAKLLPMQKGDFYGIFKEMKGMPVTIRTLDPPLHEFLPKREELMVEVATLKALGEKKNKSKIEEKESLLERVEELHEFNPMLGHRGCRLGITYPEITRMQARAIFLAACELAKEKINVVPEIMIPLVGNVSELKAQKQIVVDEAEKVMKEKKVKIEYLVGTMIELPRGAITADEIAKEAQFFSFGTNDMTQTTLGFSRDDSGKFLKYYMEAGIMDKDPFATIDQRGVGELVRIGVEKGRSTKHTLKIGICGEHGGDPDSIEFFNKIGLDYVSCSPFRVPIARLAAAQATLKEKK; translated from the coding sequence ATGGGAAAATATGTTTATTTTTTTGGTAATGGAGAGGCCGAGGGTACTGGCGGAATGAAGGACCTGCTCGGTGGAAAAGGTGCGGGGCTCGCAGAGATGACAAATGCAAAAATACCTGTTCCGCCAGGTTTTACAATAACGACTGAGGTCTGTAAAAGCTACTACGAGAGCAACCAGACGCTCAGCCAGAGGATAAGGTGGGAGATTGACGAGGCATTGAAAAAGCTCGAAGATTCGCTTGGCTCTACACTTGGGGATGAAAAATCTCCTTTGCTGCTTTCAGTTCGTTCAGGCGCCAAGTTTTCCATGCCTGGTATGATGGATACAATACTGAACCTCGGGTTAAATGATAAGACTGTTGACGGCATTGTTTCCAGGACAGGCAACAAACGTTTTTCCTATGACAGCTACAGACGATTCATCCAGATGTTCGGGAACGTGGTTCTTGGAATAGATAAGGATGTCTTTGAACATATACTCATGAGAAAGAAGAATGCAAAAAAAATAAAACTTGATGTTGATCTTACGGCTTCTGACCTTGAGGAAATCGTAAAGGATTACAAGAAAGAGATAAAACGGGTTGCAGGAATTATCTTTCCTCAAAACTGCAAGGTACAGCTTTCAATGGCGATTGAAGCGGTTTTCAAATCATGGCACAACCCAAGGGCAAAGACCTACAGGAAGCTTAATAACATATCTGAAGACCTCGGTACTGCTGTCAATGTGCAGGCAATGGTATTCGGAAACCTCGGGAACACATCTGCGACCGGCGTTGGTTTTACAAGGAACCCTGCATCAGGTGAGAAAGAATTTTACGGGGAATTCCTTGTCAATGCACAGGGAGAAGATGTCGTGGCAGGAATCAGAACCCCCCAGCCTATCGAGAAACTGAAAAAAGTAATGCCTCAGGCATTTGGCGAGCTCAGGGAGATAACTTCAAGGCTTGAGAAACATTACAGGGATATTCAGGATTTTGAGTTTACCATACAGGATAAACAACTCTACATGCTTCAGACACGCAGCGGGAAAAGGACTGGTCTTGCGGCGGTAAAGATTGCAGTTGATATGGTTGAAGAAGGACTTATAACAAAAGAGGAAGCTGTGGGAAGGATTCATCCTTCAGCCATTGAACAGCTTCTTCACCCTGTTTTTGATCCTGTAAAACGAGCCAGGGCAAAAGCTGTAGGCAAGGGTCTTCCGGCATCTCCGGGTGCTGCCGCCGGCCATATAGTTTTCACCGCTGAAGAGGCTGTTGAATGGGCAAAGAAAGGGAAAAGAATCGTCCTTGTCAGGATGGAAACAGTTCCTGATGACATTCATGGAATGCATGTTTCAGAGGGCGTATTGACTGCAACCGGAGGAATGACCTCACATGCGGCTGTTGTCGGCAGACAGATGGGAAAGCCCAGTGTTGTCGGATGCGGCGGGCTTCAGATAGATATTAAAGCCGGAAAGCTCACCATTGGCGGAATGCATAAGAAAAGGGGAGATTTTATCTCAATAGAAGGTACGACAGGCGAAGTGTTCCTTGAAAATATGCCTACCATACCATCTGAGATTATCAGGGTTGTAACCGGAAAATTGAATGCCAAAAAAAGCAAGATATACGGTTACTTTGACAAACTCCTCACATGGGCAGATGAAGTAAAGAGGATGAATGTAAGGGCAAACGCAGATACCCCGACTGATGCGATGGTGGCAAGGGCATTCGGCGCAAAGGGAATCGGACTTTGCAGGACAGAGCATATGTTCTTCGAAGAGAAAAGGATACCTATCGTTGTAAAGATGATACTTTCAGCTGCAAAAGGACAAAGAGGGATTGATATATTAGAGGAACTTAAAAAAGAGCTTGAAAAATCAAACAATGAAAAAGCAAAAGAGATAAAGAACAATATCAAGGAAGTTGAGACAGAATACCGTTCCTCAATAAAGGATTATATGGAATCACTTGCAAAACTCCTCCCCATGCAGAAAGGGGATTTCTACGGGATATTCAAAGAAATGAAGGGGATGCCTGTGACTATCAGGACCCTTGATCCGCCGCTCCATGAATTCCTTCCCAAGCGCGAAGAGCTCATGGTTGAGGTTGCAACTTTAAAGGCTCTTGGAGAAAAGAAGAACAAGTCAAAGATAGAAGAAAAAGAGTCTCTCCTTGAGAGAGTCGAAGAACTCCATGAGTTCAATCCGATGCTGGGGCATAGGGGATGCAGGCTTGGCATAACATATCCTGAGATCACAAGGATGCAGGCACGGGCAATATTTCTTGCAGCCTGTGAACTTGCAAAGGAGAAGATAAATGTAGTCCCTGAGATAATGATACCGCTCGTTGGCAATGTTTCAGAGCTTAAAGCCCAGAAACAGATAGTTGTTGATGAAGCGGAAAAGGTAATGAAAGAGAAGAAGGTCAAGATCGAATATCTTGTAGGGACAATGATAGAGCTTCCCCGCGGGGCTATTACGGCTGATGAGATTGCTAAAGAGGCGCAATTCTTCTCCTTCGGAACCAATGACATGACCCAGACAACTCTCGGCTTTTCACGCGATGATTCAGGGAAATTCCTAAAATACTATATGGAAGCAGGGATCATGGATAAGGATCCCTTTGCTACAATAGACCAGCGCGGTGTGGGAGAACTTGTCCGCATAGGGGTAGAAAAAGGGCGTTCCACAAAGCATACATTAAAGATAGGCATATGCGGTGAACATGGAGGAGACCCTGATTCAATAGAGTTTTTCAACAAGATAGGGCTTGACTATGTAAGCTGTTCGCCTTTCAGGGTGCCTATCGCAAGGCTTGCTGCTGCACAGGCAACGCTTAAAGAGAAGAAATAG
- a CDS encoding SBBP repeat-containing protein, giving the protein MRRKSILFIIVFSILLIPLLAFANTSPDTSKVLAKAAKLQIPFIENKGQVQDKSVRFYANTFAGNVFVTDKGEIVYGLANGESFTPLRETLLGTIPSTIKGESKSATQVNYFVGNKENWKSNISTWDSVNLGEVYEGVELKLKAYGKNVEKLFYVNECGDVDDIKLTFDGAEDISVNKDGELEIETALGTVKFTKPFAYQEIDGKKVEVKCDFVTNSFSYGFQVTSYNKNYPLVIDPSIVYSTYLGGSSFDYGYGIDADCSGNVYVIGGTESTDFIISSPYQGDSGGSADIFVTKINSSGSVIYSTYIGGNGYDRGYDIAVDCSGNAYITGFTESSNFPTVSPIRATNGGGMDVFITKINPSGSSLIYSTYLGGNSSDVGFAIAVNASGNAYITGSTLSSNFPKYHNVIPNSKYGTTDASDAFIVKINLSGTGLLYSMLLGGNNDDEAKGIAVDGNGNIYVAGNTNSSDFPTVLPIQATKAGTGTTSDAFVTKINAAGTAILYSTYIGGSNIDYANGADVDSAGNVYITGATKSNNFPTVLPIKGYGGGYDAFVTKINESGSAIVYSTYLGSGYGDFGNGIAVDNSGNAYVAGNTGGNFPQVLPVQTTNLDGGDAFITKINASGDAFVFSTRYGGQESDDARAIAIDSSGNIYITGNTSSTNFQIAAPIQRAYNGVWDAFVAKIGEASDSDSDGIADSADNCPTVSNSDQADYNNNGQGDACDPPPTLITLSSFEAKQSGKKVLITWQTATEIDNLGFNILRSETADGEYVKINKKLIKAKGSSTKGASYKFKDKNIEAGKTYFYKLEDIDSSTGPNLSDAVKVEVTARKGKEKKK; this is encoded by the coding sequence ATGAGGCGTAAATCAATTCTATTCATTATTGTTTTCTCAATTCTGTTAATTCCTCTTCTTGCTTTTGCAAACACATCACCTGATACATCAAAAGTTTTAGCCAAGGCCGCAAAGCTTCAGATACCTTTCATAGAGAACAAGGGACAGGTTCAGGACAAGTCTGTAAGATTTTATGCAAACACCTTCGCAGGCAATGTGTTTGTTACGGATAAAGGAGAGATAGTTTACGGGCTGGCAAACGGAGAAAGCTTTACTCCCCTTCGCGAAACTCTCCTTGGTACAATACCGTCAACTATAAAAGGCGAGAGCAAATCAGCAACACAGGTAAATTACTTCGTTGGCAATAAAGAAAACTGGAAGTCAAACATCTCCACATGGGACAGCGTAAATCTCGGCGAAGTCTATGAAGGTGTAGAGCTAAAGCTCAAAGCATATGGGAAAAATGTTGAAAAGCTTTTCTATGTAAATGAATGCGGAGATGTTGATGATATTAAACTAACATTCGACGGCGCAGAAGATATTTCAGTTAACAAAGATGGCGAGCTTGAAATTGAAACAGCTCTCGGCACAGTGAAATTTACAAAGCCCTTCGCCTATCAGGAAATTGATGGAAAAAAGGTTGAAGTGAAATGCGACTTCGTAACTAATTCTTTCTCCTATGGCTTCCAGGTCACCTCATACAACAAAAACTATCCTCTGGTTATTGACCCATCTATTGTTTATTCAACATATCTTGGCGGAAGTAGTTTTGATTATGGTTACGGCATTGACGCTGACTGTTCAGGAAATGTTTATGTCATAGGTGGCACCGAATCGACTGATTTTATAATTTCTTCTCCATATCAAGGGGATAGTGGTGGTTCTGCAGACATCTTTGTTACAAAAATAAATTCATCTGGTTCTGTTATCTACTCTACTTATATTGGTGGGAATGGGTATGACAGAGGTTACGATATTGCAGTTGACTGCTCAGGGAATGCTTACATCACTGGCTTTACAGAGTCTAGTAATTTCCCTACAGTTTCACCGATTCGTGCTACTAATGGTGGAGGTATGGATGTTTTTATTACAAAAATCAATCCCTCAGGCTCAAGCCTGATATATTCAACTTATTTAGGAGGTAATTCCAGCGACGTTGGATTTGCTATCGCTGTTAACGCTTCCGGAAATGCATACATTACCGGAAGTACTTTATCATCAAACTTTCCAAAATATCATAATGTAATCCCAAATTCAAAGTATGGAACCACAGATGCAAGTGACGCTTTTATTGTAAAAATAAATTTATCCGGTACGGGTCTATTGTATTCCATGCTTCTTGGAGGAAATAATGATGATGAAGCAAAGGGCATCGCTGTTGACGGCAATGGAAACATCTATGTAGCTGGGAACACAAATTCGTCTGATTTCCCTACTGTTCTTCCTATTCAAGCTACAAAAGCAGGAACTGGCACTACAAGTGATGCTTTTGTCACAAAGATAAATGCCGCTGGAACAGCAATTTTATATTCTACCTACATTGGAGGTAGTAATATAGATTATGCTAATGGAGCTGACGTAGATAGTGCTGGTAATGTTTATATTACTGGGGCAACTAAATCCAATAATTTCCCTACAGTCTTACCAATTAAAGGGTATGGCGGTGGGTATGATGCTTTTGTTACAAAGATTAATGAATCTGGTTCAGCTATTGTTTATTCTACTTACCTTGGAAGTGGTTATGGAGATTTTGGTAACGGCATCGCTGTTGATAATTCTGGGAATGCTTATGTTGCTGGCAATACAGGTGGGAATTTCCCTCAAGTATTGCCTGTTCAAACTACAAATTTAGACGGAGGTGATGCTTTTATTACAAAAATAAATGCATCCGGAGATGCTTTTGTTTTTTCCACACGTTATGGAGGACAAGAAAGTGATGATGCAAGAGCGATTGCCATTGATAGCAGTGGAAATATTTACATCACAGGAAACACGTCTTCTACTAATTTTCAAATAGCTGCTCCAATACAACGCGCATATAATGGAGTATGGGACGCTTTTGTTGCAAAGATTGGAGAAGCGTCGGATAGTGATTCGGATGGGATTGCAGATTCAGCAGATAATTGTCCTACAGTTTCAAATTCCGACCAAGCTGATTATAATAATAATGGACAAGGTGATGCATGTGACCCGCCTCCAACGTTAATAACCCTTTCCTCTTTTGAAGCCAAACAATCTGGCAAAAAAGTCTTAATAACTTGGCAGACCGCCACAGAGATCGACAACCTCGGTTTCAACATCCTGCGCAGTGAGACTGCTGATGGAGAATATGTTAAGATAAATAAAAAACTCATCAAAGCCAAAGGTAGTTCAACAAAAGGTGCGAGTTACAAGTTCAAAGATAAGAATATCGAGGCAGGAAAGACTTATTTCTACAAACTCGAAGATATTGACAGTAGCACAGGACCAAATCTGTCTGATGCGGTGAAAGTTGAAGTGACTGCGAGGAAGGGAAAAGAGAAGAAGAAATAA
- a CDS encoding ABC transporter ATP-binding protein yields the protein MKCELSNNIILEAKDLSKSYQMGDAKIEVLKGLSFSLKQGELVSIVGASGTGKSTLLHLLGLLDSPDGGEIFYGSEDIWKFKEEERARFRNVNIGFVFQFHHLLMEFSSLENVMIPQLINGKSMKEARELAVNLLSEVGLGERVEHRPSELSGGEQQRVALARALAMSPKIVLADEPTGNLDRETGDEVFELLRNLNKSKNESFVIATHNFDIASKSDRVLRLEHGKLTQIDVKAGTV from the coding sequence ATGAAGTGCGAATTGTCTAATAATATTATTTTAGAAGCTAAAGACCTCAGCAAATCCTACCAGATGGGAGATGCAAAGATAGAGGTCTTAAAGGGTCTCAGCTTTTCCCTGAAACAGGGTGAGCTTGTGAGCATCGTCGGTGCATCGGGTACTGGTAAGAGTACACTGCTTCATTTGCTTGGTTTGCTTGACTCTCCTGATGGCGGGGAGATTTTTTACGGCTCTGAAGACATCTGGAAGTTCAAGGAAGAGGAGAGGGCAAGATTCAGGAACGTAAACATTGGATTTGTGTTCCAGTTCCACCACCTTCTTATGGAATTTTCAAGCCTTGAGAATGTAATGATACCGCAATTGATCAACGGGAAAAGCATGAAGGAGGCAAGGGAGTTGGCGGTTAACCTCCTTTCAGAAGTGGGGCTTGGCGAAAGGGTTGAGCATCGTCCTTCAGAGCTTTCCGGAGGTGAGCAGCAAAGGGTTGCATTAGCAAGGGCCCTGGCAATGAGTCCGAAGATAGTCCTTGCCGATGAGCCTACCGGAAACCTTGACAGAGAGACCGGGGATGAGGTATTTGAACTTTTGCGGAATCTTAATAAAAGCAAGAACGAAAGCTTTGTAATTGCAACGCATAACTTTGATATTGCAAGTAAGTCTGACAGGGTATTGCGGCTTGAGCATGGGAAGCTTACGCAGATAGATGTAAAAGCAGGGACAGTTTGA
- a CDS encoding glycine--tRNA ligase subunit beta: MAEFILEIGAEDIPARFMPDALLQIKSLAEKELNAAGIEFGKVDTFGTHRRFTLHVSDLVQTQKDREEEISGPPASIAFDDKGNPTKAAHGFAKKQGVDVKDLLIIDSPKGKVLCARKFYKGSPTSELLPQIAKNIICGISFSKTMRWGDGDFRFVRPLKWIAAIFDGNVLSFSIEDIVSSNATYGHRFIAPEKIEFSSFADYAEKLEKAGVMLNQDKRKEILNKNLHNAAIKAGGTLVENEDLLNLLTYMAEYPGVIAGHFPEKYLALPDEVLLCPMQKQQMYFAVKGTGKDGEGRLLNAFAATYDRDKDVSGNIKNGNERVLRARLADAMFFFEEDLKVPLAERIDELKRVVFLEKLGSIYDKVHRIKGIAGKLSSGIIKNLSQNFDSSVCERAALLCKNDLLTDMVKEFPELQGIMGREYFFRQGEVRKVSDAVFEHYLPRFSTDSLPGFPESAVLAIADRIDTISGCFSIGLIPTGSEDPFGLRRAAIGIINIIAEKGFSVDINELIDAGLSFYGIDDGKKKEAAAQMKSFFMTRYQNILDSKNYRSDIVNSVIAARFDDINDATQRVEALERLRIEPWFESLSIAFKRAMRIIPQGDCGEGSVKAQLLTDEGEKILFASVERVENKSRTALAVFDYYGALKIVCSIKEDIDRFFDEVLVMAEDEALKNNRLNILRRIVRLFSDIADFRQISPGKNN, encoded by the coding sequence TTGGCTGAATTCATTTTAGAGATAGGGGCTGAAGACATCCCTGCGCGCTTTATGCCTGATGCGCTTTTGCAGATAAAATCTCTTGCAGAAAAAGAGTTAAATGCAGCCGGCATAGAGTTTGGTAAGGTTGATACATTCGGAACTCACAGAAGATTCACTCTTCATGTCTCGGATTTAGTGCAAACCCAGAAAGACCGTGAAGAGGAGATTTCAGGTCCGCCTGCAAGCATAGCCTTTGACGATAAAGGGAACCCAACAAAGGCGGCTCATGGTTTTGCAAAGAAACAGGGGGTTGATGTTAAAGATCTGTTAATCATAGACAGTCCCAAGGGAAAAGTCCTCTGTGCAAGAAAATTCTATAAGGGAAGCCCAACATCAGAGCTTCTTCCTCAAATTGCAAAGAACATAATCTGCGGTATCAGCTTTTCCAAGACAATGAGATGGGGTGATGGTGATTTCAGGTTTGTCCGTCCCTTAAAATGGATAGCAGCCATATTCGACGGGAATGTTCTCTCCTTCAGCATAGAAGATATTGTAAGTTCCAATGCCACGTATGGACATAGGTTCATTGCACCGGAGAAAATAGAATTCTCAAGCTTTGCAGATTATGCTGAAAAACTTGAAAAAGCAGGAGTGATGCTGAATCAGGATAAACGTAAAGAAATCCTTAATAAGAATCTCCACAATGCTGCGATAAAAGCAGGGGGGACACTTGTTGAGAATGAAGACCTTCTAAATCTTTTAACCTATATGGCTGAATACCCGGGCGTCATTGCAGGTCATTTTCCTGAAAAATATCTTGCTCTCCCTGACGAAGTCCTTTTGTGCCCCATGCAGAAACAGCAGATGTATTTTGCAGTTAAAGGAACCGGAAAAGATGGAGAAGGACGCCTTCTCAATGCCTTTGCCGCAACCTATGATAGGGACAAGGATGTTTCCGGGAATATTAAAAATGGCAATGAACGGGTGCTTCGTGCTAGATTGGCAGACGCAATGTTCTTTTTCGAGGAAGATTTAAAAGTACCTCTTGCAGAACGGATTGATGAATTAAAGCGGGTTGTATTCCTTGAAAAGCTCGGCAGCATCTATGATAAAGTGCATCGCATTAAAGGAATTGCAGGAAAGCTTTCATCTGGTATAATAAAAAATCTTTCTCAGAATTTTGATTCATCAGTTTGCGAAAGAGCGGCTTTATTATGCAAAAACGACCTCTTAACTGATATGGTAAAAGAGTTTCCTGAGCTTCAGGGAATTATGGGACGGGAATACTTTTTCCGGCAGGGAGAGGTGCGGAAAGTTTCCGATGCAGTGTTTGAACATTACCTTCCCCGTTTTTCAACTGACAGTCTCCCCGGTTTTCCAGAGTCAGCAGTTCTTGCAATTGCAGACAGGATAGACACCATTTCAGGATGTTTTTCGATTGGACTTATACCCACCGGTTCAGAGGACCCATTCGGATTAAGGCGTGCTGCCATCGGCATAATCAATATAATCGCAGAAAAAGGCTTTTCTGTGGATATCAATGAATTGATCGATGCAGGACTCAGTTTTTATGGCATTGATGACGGGAAAAAGAAAGAGGCAGCAGCTCAGATGAAAAGCTTCTTCATGACAAGATACCAGAATATCCTTGATTCTAAAAATTACCGGTCTGATATAGTAAATTCCGTGATTGCCGCGAGATTCGATGATATTAACGATGCTACGCAACGAGTTGAAGCGCTTGAAAGACTTCGGATTGAACCCTGGTTTGAGTCTCTTTCAATTGCCTTTAAAAGAGCCATGAGAATTATACCTCAGGGGGATTGCGGAGAGGGTTCTGTAAAGGCTCAACTGTTAACGGACGAAGGTGAGAAAATTCTTTTCGCGTCAGTAGAGAGGGTGGAAAATAAAAGCCGCACAGCACTTGCTGTGTTTGACTATTACGGAGCACTTAAGATAGTGTGCAGTATTAAAGAAGATATTGACAGGTTCTTTGATGAGGTGCTTGTCATGGCCGAAGATGAGGCGTTAAAGAACAACCGCCTCAATATCTTGCGGCGTATTGTCAGGCTTTTTTCAGATATAGCTGATTTCAGGCAGATTTCTCCTGGTAAGAATAATTAA
- the glyQ gene encoding glycine--tRNA ligase subunit alpha has protein sequence MTFQELILNLQHFWAKQGCIIQQPYDIEVGAGTFNPATFLRVLGPEPWNVAYVEPSRRPTDGRYGENPNRLQHYYQFQVIMKPSPSDIQNIYLESLKSFGIDISSHDIRFIEDDWESPTLGAWGLGWEVWLDGMEITQFTYFQQVGGIDLNPVSVEITYGVERIATYLQGVESVYDIEWAHGIKYGDIHSASEVEFSTYNFEEADVNMLFSLFDMYEKEALRLTEKGLVLPAYDYCLKTSHVFNLLDARGAISVSERVGYIARVRGIARKCAEGYVKGRETKGFPLLRKKIG, from the coding sequence ATGACTTTTCAGGAATTAATACTTAACCTTCAGCATTTCTGGGCAAAACAAGGATGTATTATCCAGCAGCCCTATGACATTGAAGTGGGCGCCGGTACATTCAACCCAGCCACATTTTTGCGAGTCCTGGGTCCGGAGCCATGGAATGTTGCCTATGTTGAGCCATCCCGGAGACCAACTGATGGACGCTACGGCGAGAATCCCAACCGCCTTCAGCACTATTATCAATTTCAGGTTATTATGAAGCCATCCCCTTCTGATATCCAGAACATATATCTTGAGAGCTTAAAATCCTTTGGAATTGATATCTCATCCCACGATATACGCTTTATTGAGGATGATTGGGAGTCTCCTACACTTGGAGCATGGGGATTAGGATGGGAAGTCTGGCTTGATGGGATGGAAATAACTCAATTTACATATTTTCAGCAGGTTGGTGGGATAGATCTTAATCCGGTCTCTGTCGAGATAACCTATGGCGTAGAAAGAATTGCTACATATTTACAAGGAGTTGAAAGCGTTTACGACATAGAATGGGCACATGGCATTAAGTATGGAGATATCCATTCTGCCTCGGAAGTGGAATTTTCCACCTATAATTTTGAAGAAGCTGATGTCAACATGCTTTTTTCTCTCTTTGACATGTACGAAAAAGAAGCACTTCGTCTCACTGAAAAGGGGTTGGTTCTTCCTGCCTATGATTATTGTCTAAAAACTTCACACGTCTTTAACCTACTTGATGCGCGCGGAGCCATAAGCGTTTCCGAGCGGGTAGGTTACATTGCAAGAGTTCGGGGAATAGCAAGGAAGTGCGCTGAAGGGTATGTTAAAGGAAGAGAAACAAAAGGATTCCCGTTGCTGAGGAAGAAAATTGGCTGA